The Lolium perenne isolate Kyuss_39 chromosome 6, Kyuss_2.0, whole genome shotgun sequence genome segment GTTGCAAGTTGTAACAAACCCGGAGAACCTGGATATCTCCGCAGGTACTACAGCTACAAAGATCCTAGCATTCCTATCAAGGAATTCAGCTCAAATGTGATACACAAACAGAACATCACAAGTCATCAACCAAGTCAAAACTTGAACAAAACATCCAGCATCTCAAATCTTCTATCAAGAAGTCATGAACAGTAGATAACAATAAGCTTAAAGCAAGACTTCCAAATTTGCTCTCAGCAGGCATATGTATTAAGTTCTAACTGATAGAAACGACAGAGGGTTTAGTCCTCATCCTCAACAACCTTGGTGCCCAAACCTTTAAGACCTTCCTGGGGGACTTCAGCAACTGTGACCAGCGAGTAGAGCTCCTCCTTGGCATCCTCCTCGTCGTTCCTCTTGCGGGCAATTCTGACACGGACTCTCCTCGGGACACTCCTGATACCGCTGCTCCAGATGTGCTTGTTGAGTTTCACATCGATGCGGACATCTGTGGTTCCCATGGCCTTCTGTGCAAACTTGCGGATCTCCTTGATTGCATTAGGCGCCTTCTTCTTGAAGGTGCTGTTCAAGAGAACACGAAACTACCATCAGGGATTGAGAAAAATAAGCACGAGAAATATGGGAATATAACACAGTTCAATGTACAGGTTACTATATATACTGCTGCATAAGAAAGAAGTTAGACAATCACACATaataaaatcaaaacaaatctcATTAAGTGTAGTGCCCAAATGGAACACATGACAGCATATGAAGGCAGCAAGTGTAA includes the following:
- the LOC127306405 gene encoding large ribosomal subunit protein eL31, translating into MSEKKRAPGPRKDEVVTREYTVNLHKRLHGCTFKKKAPNAIKEIRKFAQKAMGTTDVRIDVKLNKHIWSSGIRSVPRRVRVRIARKRNDEEDAKEELYSLVTVAEVPQEGLKGLGTKVVEDED